CCCACTCGAAGGTGTCGATGACCAGTTTCACGCTGGGCGCGGGCGGGTAGATGAATTCCTTCTGCGCGATGAATTCCTTCAGGATGTCGTTCTGGATGGTGCCGCCCACCTGCCCCAGGTCCTTGCCCTGCTTCTGCGCGTTGGCGATGTACATCGCCCAGATGGCGTTCGCAGGGCTGTTGATGGTCATGGACGTCGTGACCTGCGTGGGGTCGATGCCCCGGAACAGGATCTCCATGTCCGCGAGGCTGCTGACGGCCACGCCGCACTTCCCGACCTCACCCTTGCTGAAGGGGTGGTCGCTGTCGTAGCCCATCAGGGTGGGCAGGTCGAACGCGGTCGAGAGGCCCGTCTGACCGGCCTTCAGCAGCGCGTGGAAGCGTTCGTTGGTCTGCTCGGCGCTGCCGAAGCCCGCGAACATCCGCATGGTCCACAGTTTGCCGCGGTACACGCTAGGCTGCACGCCGCGCGTGTACGGGAACTCGCCGGGGTAGCCCAGATCTCGCTCGGCGTCCCAGTCTTTCAGGTCGTCTGCGGTGTAGATGGGTTCAGGCTCCATGTCGGAGAGGTTCTTGAAGTTGTACTTGCGTTCGGGGAACTTCTGCGCGGCGGGGCTGTAGACACTCTGCATCCACTCGTTCTTGCTTTTCATCGGGGGACCTCCGGGGCGGGGGAGAGGTTGGAACAAACGCTCGTTAGGTTCCTGCCAGGATAGCAGGACGCCCGCCCCCGGACCTCACCTGCGGCACCCCACCGAACTGGAGGGCGCTAGCGTGTCCGGCAGTGACGACCACCGACCAACTGCCCAGCACCACCGACCTGCCCACGGCCGCCGAACTGGCCGCCTTCACCCTCGAGGCGCAGCACCCCGCCACGCACGGGTGGATGGACCGCGCTGAGCGCCTCGGGAACCTGACCGAGGAACACGAGTTCGACGTGCAGCTCGCCACCGATCTCGACCTCGCCGCGCAGCGGGCCGAGTTCCTGAATGCCGGACCCGCCGCGCCCGCCTACCTGAACGTCTGGACGCCCGTCCGCTCCGACTTGCACGCCATGCTCAGCATCCGCTTCGAGGGGCTGGACGTCACGAAACCCTTCGTGGACGTCAGCGTCACCAGCCGCCCCGTCACGCGCACCGACCTCCCGGCGCTGGCGGACGCGGCCCGCGTGTACGCCGCGTTCCACCCGCCGCGCCTGCGCTTCTGGAGTGCCGCGCCCCAGGTCGACTGGGCGGACCTCGACCCGGACCGGCGCGTGCTGGCCGCGCCCGTAGGGGACTTGCGCGGGCACCCTGTCCCGGACCACCTGACCCTGATCCCCACCCGCGACACCGGCCGGTACGCCGACGCGCAGGCCGCGTACGACGCCGTGGACGCCGCCCACCCCCACCACCCCCAGGAGGCCCGCCTGCTGAGCGCCGAGGACCTTCAGGAGTGCATCGATGCCGGGACCATGTTCGACGTCCACTGGCGCGGCGAGTGGGCCGGATACGCCGGAACCCTCGCGTACCCGCAGCTGGGCCTGGACGCGCAGGTCGTCCAGGAACTCCTGCTCGCCCCACACGCCCGGGGGCGCGGGCTGGGCGCGGCGCTGAGCACCCTGCTCGCCCGGCACCTCCCGGACGCTGAGCAGCTCCTCAGCGGCACCATCCACGGGCGCAACCGGGGCGCGCTGCACGCCGCCACGCGCGCCGGACGGCAGGACGTTGGCGGCTGGTGGTGGGCGCCGCTGCGCTGACCCCCTGACCTAGAGCCGCTGCGGGTCGTCCGTGGCGGCCTCGTCCTTGCGGGACAGCAGCGCCTCCTGCACGGCGCGGTCCACGGCCTGGGTGCGCACCGTGCGGGCGGCGCGGACCGTGAACAGCATGACCACCCCGGCAAACAGCATCGTGAAGTACAGGTACGCGCTGGGCACACCCACCCCGAAGGCCTCCGCGACCAGATTCGTGCCGACGAGCAGCAGGAACGCCGCCGCGAGGAGTTTCAGGGGCGGGTGGGTGTCCAGGTAGCGGCTGATCGGGCCGCTGGCGGCCACCATGATGACCATGGCGATCACGACGGCCGTGATCATGACCGGCACGTCGCCGCTGACACCGATGGCGGTGATCACGCTGTCCAGGCTGAACACGAGGTCGATCAGCGGAATCTGGAGGATCACGCCCAGCAGCGACACCTGACCCACGCTGGCCCCGTCCGTGCCGAGCGGGTCGGCCGCCATGCGCGAGAGTTCCCGCACGCTCTTGACCATCAGGAACAGCCCGCCGCCGATCAGGATCAGGTCGCGGACGCTGAAGTTCCTGTCCAGGACGCTGAACAGCGGTGCTTCCAGTCGCGTCAGCCACGCGATGCCCGACAGGAGCGCCACGCGCGTCACGACTGCCAGACCCAGGCCGACGGTGCGGGCCAGCGCCTGCTGCGCCTGTGGAAGGCGCGAGGCCAGCAGCGTGATGAACACGATGTTGTCGATCCCCAGCACCAGTTCCAGCAGCGTGAGACTCAGGATGCCGACCCAGCCCTGTGGGGTGCTCAGGACGTGCAGGAACTCGTTCACACCCGCCACCCTACGCATCCGGCGCCGCTTCCGCCGGTGACAATAAAGGGACGCTCAAGCGACCGCGTCAGCAGCGGCTTACAGAGGCACGGAACGGCCTCCTACACTGCACTTCTCATGCCACGCTCAGCCGACCGCCGGGGATGCCCGTGACCACCCCGGATCCCCGACCACCCACCAGCATCTTCGTCCTGAACCTCCTGCCCGTCGCGTTCGCCGTCATCCTGATCCTGCTGGGCCTGTCGTTCTTCAGCAAGGTCGCTCCCAGCCTGCTCGCCATCACCCTGGCGATCATCGTTGCCACCGCCCTGAACCCCGTTGCCCGGCGGCTGGAACGCCACATGCCCCGAGCCGCCGCCGGCGCCCTGACGGTCCTGCTGGTCGTCGCCGTGATCGCCGCGGCGCTGTTCCTGGCCGTGCCCCCCATCGCCGCGCAGCTGGGCAGCATCGGTGGCAGCAGCTTCAACCTCAGCCGCATCGAGCCACAGCTGAACGCCTGGCTGCGCGCCCACCCGCAGATGGACGCCATGCTGCCCGACGACATCTTCGACAGGGCCCAGACCCAGCTGAGCAAACTGGGCAGCCGCGCCGCCGAACAGCTCCCCAGCCTCCTGAGCCTGATTCTGGGCGGCGTGTTTACCGGACTGGTGACGCTGGTCATGGTCGTGTACGTCCTCGGCAATCCGGTGCCACTCGTGAACGGCGTGCTGGGCGCCGTGCCACCCAAACACCGTCTCGCAGCCACCTACGCGCTGGCGCAGATCCTCAAGCAGACCGGCGCGTGGGGCCGCGCCACGCTGCTCGTCATGCTCGTCACCGGCAGCTGCACCGCGCTGGGCTTCTACCTGCTGGGCGTGCAGAACTGGCTGGTGTTCGGCCTGCTGGCCGCGCTGGGCGAACTGGTCCCCACCATCGGCCCCATCGTCGCGACCATCCCACCCATCCTGTTCACCCTCGCGGACGACCCGCAGAAGGCTGTGTGGGTCGCCGTGTTCGTGCTGGTGTTCCAGCAGGTCAGCGGCTTCGCCCTCAGCCCCCTGCTCGTCGGCGGCGCCGGGAACCTGCACCCCCTGAGCGTCATCGTGGGCGTCATCCTGTTCGGCGGGGTGTTCGGCCTGGTCGGCGCGTTCCTGACCGTCCCGTTCCTGATCGTCATCAAGGCCATCTACCAGCACTTCTACCTGCGCGAAGCCCCGGACATCCCCGACGCGGTCGCCATGGCCCTGATCAGCGGCGTCGTCGAGGACCAGCTCGACCGGGAAGAGGAGGCCCGCGAGGCCGTGCGCAAGGCCCGCGCCGAGGTGCAGGAAGCCGAACTGGAACGCCAGCTGGAAGACGGCGAACTGGACCTGGAGGCCGCGCTGGCCACCGAGGTCACCCCCGAGGACACCGGCCCCGGCGAGTCACCTGACACGCCCACCACCCGGCGCGCCCCCTGATCTGCTAGAATCTGCGTTTGGGTGTCCCGCCCACGCGACGTGCGGCGGGCTTTTTCATGCCTACGAGAGCAGAAGGCCGCCGGCGCGCGCTCAGCGCAGAGGGCCAACCGCTCCGACAACAAGGGAGCTGAACTACATGGAATACCGCAACATCGCCATCATCGCCCACGTCGACCACGGCAAGACCACGCTCGTCGACGGACTGCTCAAGCAGACCCTGAAACTCGGCCACGGTGAGGAAATCGCCGAACGCGCCATGGACAGCAACGACCTCGAACGCGAACGTGGCATCACCATCCTCGCGAAGAACACCGCCGTCGAGTACAACGGCGTGAAGATCAACATCGTCGACACCCCCGGCCACGCCGACTTCGGCGGGGAAGTCGAACGCGTCCTCGGCATGGTCGACGGCGCCCTCGTGCTCGTGGACGCCGCCGAAGGCCCCATGCCCCAGACCCGCTTCGTGCTGCGCAAGGCCATCGAACTGGGCCTCAAGCCCATCGTGGTCATCAACAAGATCGACCGCAACGACGCCCGCCCCGAAGAGGTCGTGAACCTCACCTTCGACCTGATGGCCGAACTCGGCGCGAACGACGACCAGCTGGACTTCCCGATCCTGTACGCCATCGCCCGCGAAGGCAAGGCCTACAAGGACCTGAACGACCCCAAAGAGGACATGCACGAACTGTTCGACATGGTCCTCGAGCACATCCCCGCGCCCAAGGTCGACCTGGAAGCCCCCTTCCAGATGCTCGTCACGAACCTCGACTACAACGAGTACCTGGGCCGCATCGTGCTGGGCCGCGTCAACCGCGGCGTCGTCAAGAAGGGCGAATTCGTCCAGCTGATGCACAAAGACGGCACCATGACCAAGACGAGGGTCGTGCAGCCCTTCACGCACATGGGCCTGCGCCGCATCGAGATCGACCAGGTCGGCGCCGGTGACATCGTCGCCCTGGCAGGCATCGAGGACGCGCAGATCGGCGAGACCGTCGCCGACCTCGCCGACCCCGAGGCGCTGCCCATCATCACCGTGGACGAACCCACCGTGAGCATGATCTTCCAGCCGAACACCAGCCCGTTTGCCGGCAAGGAAGGCAAGTACGTCACCAGCCGCCACATCAACGACCGCCTCAAGCGCGAAGTGATGACCAACGTGTCCCTGAAGGTCGAGGAAATCCGCCCCGACGAGTTCAAGGTCAGCGGCCGCGGCGAACTGCACCTCTCGATCCTCCTGGAAACCATGCGCCGCGAAGGCTACGAAGTGCAGGTCGGCGCGCCCCAGGTCATCATCCGCGAGATCGACGGCGAGAAGCACGAACCCATCGAGCACCTCGTGATCGACGTGCCCGAGAACCACTCCAGCACCGTCATCGGCGTCCTCGGTGCCCGCAAGGGCCAGATGGTCAACATGGAACCCCAGGGCACCCGCACCCGCGTGGAATTCAAGATCCCCAGCCGCGCCCTGTTCGGCTTCCGCACCCAGTTCCTGAGCATGACGCAGGGCGAAGGCATCATGAGCCACATCTTCGACGGGTACGCCCCGTGGGCCGGTGAACTCAAGACCCGCCAGAACGGCTCCCTGGTCAGCATGGAAGACGGCGTCGCGTTCGCGTACTCCATCTGGAAACTCCAGGACCGCGGCAGCTTCTTCATCGACGCCGGTCAGGACGTCTACGTCGGCATGATCGTCGGCGAGAACGCCCGCGAGCAGGACATGAACGTGAACGTCTGCAAGAACAAGAAGCTCACGAACGTCCGCTCCAGCGGCGCCGACGAGGCCCTGACCCTGATCCCCCCCAAGCGCATGAGCCTGGAAGACGCCCTGGAGTACATCAGCGAGGACGAACTCGTCGAACTGACCCCCCAGAGCATCCGCCTGCGCAAGAAGATCCTCAACCCCAGCTTCCGCAAGTAAAGTCCGGAACGCACCGCGCCCCCTCCCTTCCCGGAGGGGGTGTTGCCTTTGGCCTTGTCCCGGCGCTCACCGCCCTCACGACCTGCACGCCATACACTCGACTCATCCCGTGTGCCCAGGAGGTGCTCCCCGTGAACTTCACCACCGTCCCCCGATTCCGCCCGTTCCCCCTGGCTGCCCTGACGCTCGCCGCCCTGACCCTCGCCACGCTGCTGAGCGCCTGCTCGCTGGGCCGCGACGACCGCTCGGCCGAGGCCACCCAGGCGGCGGCCGACGCGACGCTCCGCGACGCCATGACCGCCAGCGCCCGCGCCGTTCAGGGCACTGAACTAAAAGCCGACGCCCGCTGGTTCACCTGCCCGGGCGGGATCGGGTCGCGCTACAGCGGCGGCGGCATCATGAAAACCCCACAAGGTGACCGGGCGGACCAGCTGGCCGCCATCCGCAGCGCCGTCCTGGCCGCCGGATTCCAGGACGCCACGCAGGTTGATGGTCACGTCACTGCCCAGCGGGACGACGTGAGCGTGGATGTCCGATTCCGTCTGCCAGACCAGTCCTGGACGTTCAGTGTTCTGACCCGCTGCCACACCTACGGCGGGAAGGACCGGGCGCGCGTGCAGTCCGGTGACCGCCACATCATCCTGCCCTGACGCCGCCCGCCCTGACCGAGTGCGGCGCCCGCGATCACGGCCCGTGAGGCCGGTGGTCGCGGGCGTCACGGGTGAGTGTCAGTCGCCCAGCACCGTCAGGCCTAGCAGGGCAGGGTTGGCATTGCCGCCCGCGCTGACCAGGGTCACCGAGCGGATGACCTGATCAGGCTTGGGATTCACCCATTCGAGGACAGGCACGGCGACGCTCAGGCCCTCGCCGGTCACGCCGTTCCAGCCGGGGGCGGGGATCATGCTGGTGGGCGCGGTGTCCGTCCAGGCGCGGATGTGCCGCCCGTACTCCAGCGGCTGCGTGACCTTTGACCCGTCGGCGTATTCGATCTCGTACTGGCCGACCTTCTCGCGGTTGGTGGCGGCGGGCCAGCCGGTGGCGTGCAGGAACGCGATGGCGCGGGCCTTGCGGTTCAGGTCCACCGTGGCGCGGTCAGGGAGGGATTTGACGCTGGCGCGGCTGCCGCGCAGCATCACCGCGCCCCTGATGTCGAACAGGTACGCGCCCAGCCGCTGCACACCGGGCCGCAGGTTGCGCAGGTCGATGTCCTTGCCCTTGCCGATCCAGCCGCTGCCGTCGTCGTCCGCCAGGGCGCGCGTCACGACGGGGGAGAGGTCCACCGTCGCGCCCGCCTCGGCGCGGTATGGGGTGGGCTGGTACAGGTCGCGGTAGCGGAGTTCGGCGTCCTTCACGGCGGGCGCGGCCGGATTCCAGAACGCGTTGGCCGCCCGGATGAACGGCGTGCCCTGATCGGCGTTCCCGTCCCAGATGCTGGGGTTGCCGAAGTACCCGGTCCAGCGGGTCTGGATCATGCCCAGCGCGCCCGCGGTCGCGGCGGCCTGCGCGTGCCCTTCGGCGTTGCCCGGGTCGGACCAGCTGGCCCCGAAGGTCGGGAAGCCCAGCTTCTTGATGGTGCCCAGCATGCCGAAACTGTTCCCCGGCGCGTAGTTCCAGTACGCCACCTGCAGGTCCTTGGGTAATCGGGCGGGCAGCGTGCCGATCACCGCGTCCGCGAAGGCGGTGTCGTGCCAGATCATGCTGCCCACGCCCAGCCCCTTCAGGTACCCGTGCAGCTTCACGACGTCGTTCACGAACAGCGTCTCGAACCCCAGCGCCCTGCCGTTCTCGCGGGCGGGGAAGCGGTCGCGGTCACGCACCTCGTCGTGCCCCAGGTGAATGACCTTCGGCCCAAAGACCTCGACCGCCTCCTTCAGGACGGGCAGGATCACGCGGTCGTACGTGGCGGGGTTCAGCGTGTCGTACGCCCAGGGACTCTGACTGTCCGGGTCCTGTTTCAGGTCCGCGTTCTTCCCGCCGTAGAACATCCAGCCGGCGTGCGACAGCGTCTCGATCAGCGGGATGACCTCCAGGCCGTAACTGCGGGCCAGGTCCGCCACGCGCCGCGCCTCGGCCTTGCTGGCCCCGCCGGGGTGCGCGAAGCCCCCCGCCTTGGCCGTGTCCCACTGCACGTAGTTGCTCATGACGAGCACCGCGTTGAACTTCAGGGCGGCCAGCATGGGAATCAGGGCGTCGTTCACGCCCTTGCTGTACTGGTCGAGGTAGATCATCGCCACGCGCTGGCGCAGGGCAGGCGCGTCCGTGATGCGGGCGTAGCGAAGCCCGGAGGGCGTCAGGAGCTGCCGCAGGGTCTGCGCGCCCAGGTACGCGCCGCGCGCGTCCGCCCCGACCACGTAGGCGCCGGCGTCGTCCACCCACAGCGCGTAGGCTTCCTCGCCGCCCGGCGTCAGGCCCGCCGCCTTTGCGCGGGCGGCCAGATCGGCGTCGGCCAGCGTGCCGATCACGATGCCCTTCCCACCCGCCGGGGCGTCGGCCAGGGTCAGGCCCAGCCGCGCCTTCCACTCGGCCCGCAGGTCCCGCACAGCCCAGCCCAGCTCCGGCGCGGTGCCCACCACGCGCACGCCCAGCCCGCCCAGGGGCA
The Deinococcus sedimenti DNA segment above includes these coding regions:
- a CDS encoding TerC family protein, translated to MNEFLHVLSTPQGWVGILSLTLLELVLGIDNIVFITLLASRLPQAQQALARTVGLGLAVVTRVALLSGIAWLTRLEAPLFSVLDRNFSVRDLILIGGGLFLMVKSVRELSRMAADPLGTDGASVGQVSLLGVILQIPLIDLVFSLDSVITAIGVSGDVPVMITAVVIAMVIMVAASGPISRYLDTHPPLKLLAAAFLLLVGTNLVAEAFGVGVPSAYLYFTMLFAGVVMLFTVRAARTVRTQAVDRAVQEALLSRKDEAATDDPQRL
- a CDS encoding AI-2E family transporter; the encoded protein is MPVTTPDPRPPTSIFVLNLLPVAFAVILILLGLSFFSKVAPSLLAITLAIIVATALNPVARRLERHMPRAAAGALTVLLVVAVIAAALFLAVPPIAAQLGSIGGSSFNLSRIEPQLNAWLRAHPQMDAMLPDDIFDRAQTQLSKLGSRAAEQLPSLLSLILGGVFTGLVTLVMVVYVLGNPVPLVNGVLGAVPPKHRLAATYALAQILKQTGAWGRATLLVMLVTGSCTALGFYLLGVQNWLVFGLLAALGELVPTIGPIVATIPPILFTLADDPQKAVWVAVFVLVFQQVSGFALSPLLVGGAGNLHPLSVIVGVILFGGVFGLVGAFLTVPFLIVIKAIYQHFYLREAPDIPDAVAMALISGVVEDQLDREEEAREAVRKARAEVQEAELERQLEDGELDLEAALATEVTPEDTGPGESPDTPTTRRAP
- the typA gene encoding translational GTPase TypA produces the protein MEYRNIAIIAHVDHGKTTLVDGLLKQTLKLGHGEEIAERAMDSNDLERERGITILAKNTAVEYNGVKINIVDTPGHADFGGEVERVLGMVDGALVLVDAAEGPMPQTRFVLRKAIELGLKPIVVINKIDRNDARPEEVVNLTFDLMAELGANDDQLDFPILYAIAREGKAYKDLNDPKEDMHELFDMVLEHIPAPKVDLEAPFQMLVTNLDYNEYLGRIVLGRVNRGVVKKGEFVQLMHKDGTMTKTRVVQPFTHMGLRRIEIDQVGAGDIVALAGIEDAQIGETVADLADPEALPIITVDEPTVSMIFQPNTSPFAGKEGKYVTSRHINDRLKREVMTNVSLKVEEIRPDEFKVSGRGELHLSILLETMRREGYEVQVGAPQVIIREIDGEKHEPIEHLVIDVPENHSSTVIGVLGARKGQMVNMEPQGTRTRVEFKIPSRALFGFRTQFLSMTQGEGIMSHIFDGYAPWAGELKTRQNGSLVSMEDGVAFAYSIWKLQDRGSFFIDAGQDVYVGMIVGENAREQDMNVNVCKNKKLTNVRSSGADEALTLIPPKRMSLEDALEYISEDELVELTPQSIRLRKKILNPSFRK
- a CDS encoding beta-N-acetylhexosaminidase; translation: MKQRVMGLGALMISLSLSALATPVTLTPAAEARVQMPFAALVPQPKAATFPNGTLPLGGLGVRVVGTAPELGWAVRDLRAEWKARLGLTLADAPAGGKGIVIGTLADADLAARAKAAGLTPGGEEAYALWVDDAGAYVVGADARGAYLGAQTLRQLLTPSGLRYARITDAPALRQRVAMIYLDQYSKGVNDALIPMLAALKFNAVLVMSNYVQWDTAKAGGFAHPGGASKAEARRVADLARSYGLEVIPLIETLSHAGWMFYGGKNADLKQDPDSQSPWAYDTLNPATYDRVILPVLKEAVEVFGPKVIHLGHDEVRDRDRFPARENGRALGFETLFVNDVVKLHGYLKGLGVGSMIWHDTAFADAVIGTLPARLPKDLQVAYWNYAPGNSFGMLGTIKKLGFPTFGASWSDPGNAEGHAQAAATAGALGMIQTRWTGYFGNPSIWDGNADQGTPFIRAANAFWNPAAPAVKDAELRYRDLYQPTPYRAEAGATVDLSPVVTRALADDDGSGWIGKGKDIDLRNLRPGVQRLGAYLFDIRGAVMLRGSRASVKSLPDRATVDLNRKARAIAFLHATGWPAATNREKVGQYEIEYADGSKVTQPLEYGRHIRAWTDTAPTSMIPAPGWNGVTGEGLSVAVPVLEWVNPKPDQVIRSVTLVSAGGNANPALLGLTVLGD